The DNA sequence ACGCGGACGCGGCGCCCGGCAGCGGCCTCGGCGGTCTGCTCAATCCCGTGCTGCCGCAAGGAGGCGGTGACTGATGCGAAGCCGGCACTGCACCGGACGGCGGTTGATCGCCGCCACGGCACTCGGGTGCGCCGCACTGCTTGCGAGCGGGTGCACTTGGAACGGCTTGAATTCGCTGCCGCTCCCCGGGACCGTCGGGACGGACGACGATTCCTACAAGATCACCGCTGTGGTCCCCAATGTGGGCACGCTGACGCAGAACTCTCCGGTGATGATCGACGATGTCACCGTCGGGAGCATCCGCAAGATCACCGCGGACGAGAACTGGAATGCGCGCGTGACGATCGGACTCGAAGCGGGCACGAAGGTACCGCGCGGCACGCGCGCGATGGTGGGCCAGGCGAGCCTGCTGGGCTCGCAGTACCTCGAACTCGACCCTCCGGAGGGGGGCGCGGCCGTAGGCGGCTATCTCAGCGCGGGGGACGTGATCCCGTTGCAGCGGGGCGGCCGGTTCCCCAGCACCGAGCAGACGCTGTCGACGCTGTCCGTGGTGCTCAACGGCGGCGGCCTGGCGCAATTGCAGGACATCACCACGGAGCTCAACGCCGCGCTCGGTGGCAACGAGGGCAGCCTGCATGACCTCATCCCCAGACTCAATGAGCTGGTGTCGACGCTCGACGAGCAGCGCGGAGACATCGTCGCGGCGATGGACGGAGTCGACCGACTCAGCGCGACGGTGCACGAGCAGAACGATGTGCTGGAGAACGCGCTGACGGGTCTGGAGCCGGCCACCAAGGTGCTGGCCGACCAGAAGGACAACCTCACCGATGCGATCGTGGCGTTGGGGAACTTCAGCGCCAAGGCGGACACGGTGCTGACCGAGAGCGGGTCCGACCTGCGCTCGCTCACCGCGGACCTCAAACCGATCCTCGGCGCATTGGCGGACGCGGGAAAGAAGCTGCCGGAGACGCTGTCACTGCTGTTCACCTTCCCGTTCCCGATGGAAACGCTGTTCAACGCGATGCGCGGCGACTACACCAACCTGTGGGACGAGGTGGACCTGACGGGCCAGCGGATCCAACGTTCGCTGCTCGTCGG is a window from the Tomitella gaofuii genome containing:
- a CDS encoding MCE family protein — translated: MRSRHCTGRRLIAATALGCAALLASGCTWNGLNSLPLPGTVGTDDDSYKITAVVPNVGTLTQNSPVMIDDVTVGSIRKITADENWNARVTIGLEAGTKVPRGTRAMVGQASLLGSQYLELDPPEGGAAVGGYLSAGDVIPLQRGGRFPSTEQTLSTLSVVLNGGGLAQLQDITTELNAALGGNEGSLHDLIPRLNELVSTLDEQRGDIVAAMDGVDRLSATVHEQNDVLENALTGLEPATKVLADQKDNLTDAIVALGNFSAKADTVLTESGSDLRSLTADLKPILGALADAGKKLPETLSLLFTFPFPMETLFNAMRGDYTNLWDEVDLTGQRIQRSLLVGSPAQPWSDTEWAKKMADAGGAIGDPFNPRMPDPAAVEAPGAAPSDDGQGSAAAPAPQEPPVQNSQSPAAQSPAAQVPTAPSPAGDRQGAGAAPPAEPEPVFDAPVAELFGPPATGEGK